A genome region from Flavobacterium sp. CFS9 includes the following:
- a CDS encoding phage holin family protein: protein MILKYIPDGSLLIGLLILFVLDFVFGVTKATMTKQIRTSEGFRKTFTKFIQYGGSIIIGMVLLNIRSVSDSKLGNQYSGVFGDFMIGIMIYIEVVSILENMEVIGNNNDFVRYFIRPVRRLITFQIKNLFADSGNVITK from the coding sequence ATGATTTTAAAATACATACCAGACGGTTCCTTGCTTATTGGTTTACTTATTCTTTTTGTTTTGGACTTTGTTTTTGGTGTTACAAAAGCTACGATGACAAAGCAGATAAGAACTTCAGAGGGCTTTCGTAAGACATTTACAAAATTTATTCAGTATGGAGGATCAATAATAATTGGTATGGTTCTTTTAAACATCAGGAGCGTTAGCGATAGTAAATTAGGAAATCAGTACTCAGGTGTATTTGGTGATTTTATGATAGGAATTATGATCTATATCGAAGTCGTTTCTATTCTTGAAAATATGGAGGTAATTGGTAATAATAATGATTTTGTTAGATATTTTATCCGGCCAGTTCGCAGGCTAATCACTTTTCAAATTAAAAACTTATTCGCTGATTCAGGGAATGTAATAACTAAATAA
- a CDS encoding M15 family metallopeptidase, with protein sequence MDKVTKERINQLHPAVRVEMTNIVDECNKVLTGRAQIRITQGLRTFAEQDDLYAQGRTKPGKKLTNAKGGQSVHNYGFAVDGVLIIDGKTASWDFKKDFDGDSVADWDECVKIFAKYGWSWGGNWTSFKDMPHFEKIGFNNWRVLQNKKRDKNNYVII encoded by the coding sequence ATGGACAAAGTAACAAAAGAAAGAATTAATCAGTTGCACCCAGCTGTGCGTGTGGAAATGACAAATATTGTTGATGAATGTAATAAAGTTCTAACCGGACGCGCTCAGATCAGAATCACACAAGGGTTGCGAACATTTGCTGAACAAGATGATTTGTATGCACAAGGAAGGACTAAGCCAGGTAAAAAATTGACTAATGCCAAAGGCGGGCAGTCTGTGCATAACTACGGTTTTGCGGTCGATGGGGTTTTGATTATTGATGGAAAAACAGCAAGTTGGGATTTTAAAAAAGATTTTGACGGAGATAGTGTAGCGGACTGGGATGAATGTGTTAAGATATTCGCGAAATATGGCTGGAGCTGGGGGGGTAACTGGACATCCTTTAAGGACATGCCACATTTCGAAAAGATCGGTTTTAATAACTGGCGAGTACTTCAGAATAAAA